A genomic region of Brienomyrus brachyistius isolate T26 chromosome 6, BBRACH_0.4, whole genome shotgun sequence contains the following coding sequences:
- the LOC125744551 gene encoding solute carrier organic anion transporter family member 4A1-like isoform X2, with translation MPNLQNANTSFSSRQELLDLQDGSTPGSLDDHDTAEIQDVSPEGSSPGSSSAVNQKIDTVSLGEGFREETGGSYGVRFVPTDSEHLCGWGALTPQCIQAFNTPRWVLFFLCVASFLQGMIINGFINTVITSIERRFDLRSYQTGLIASSYDIAACICLTFVSYFGGTGHKPKWLGWGVLIMALGSLVFALPHFTTPTYQVSMAEQTSLCLNNRTGPCHENRSGLSSYRFVFMLGQFLHGVGATPLYTLGVTYLDENVKSSYAPVYIGIFYTAAIVGPAAGYLLGGIFLNMYTEIHETTELTPENPLWVGAWWIGFILGGIAALVIALPILGYPRQLPGSQRYVAMRVSEAHQMKDGSQERAADPQFGKTVKDMPRSVMLLLKNPTFIFLCFAGATEATLIAGMSTFGPKFLESQFSLSASEAATWFGYMVVPAGGGGTFLGGYFVKKLGLRCRGIIRFCMLCAVVSLLAIFIFLMHCPNVPMAGVTTAYHTSPIQYQNQYLTMFQDSKNRSQLTVNLTVGCNSGCHCTEQLYNPVCGSDGIMYYSPCHAGCAAVNNSQRTTDRQLFSSCSCIMGNTTMEEGFALAGKCSSSCQHMPVLLVFLFIVIFFTFLCSIPALTATLRCVPDSQRSFGLGIQWIVVRTLGGIPGPIAFGSMIDISCILWQDQCGEQGSCYLYQNSAMSSYTLAAGVIYKVLGTAFFLLACILYHPPPESPQSSCESTDHGLGDPADLPVKEVPKEMISNE, from the exons ATGCCCAACCTGCAAAATGCCAACACTTCCTTCAGTTCCAGGCAGGAACTCCTGGATCTCCAAGATGGGTCAACTCCTGGCTCCCTGGATGATCACGATACAGCGGAGATCCAGGATGTTTCCCCAGAAGGTTCCAGTCCTGGCAGTTCAAGTGCAGTCAACCAGAAAATTGACACGGTGTCTCTAGGAGAGGGTTTCAGGGAAGAGACAGGTGGTTCGTATGGGGTCAGGTTTGTCCCTACAGATTCGGAGCATCTCTGCGGCTGGGGAGCCCTGACTCCCCAGTGCATCCAAGCCTTCAACACACCCCGCTGGGTGCTCTTCTTCCTGTGCGTGGCCTCCTTCCTTCAGGGGATGATCATCAATGGCTTCATCAACACGGTGATAACATCCATCGAGCGGCGCTTTGACCTGCGCAGCTACCAGACCGGCCTGATCGCCAGTTCCTATGACATCGCCGCTTGCATTTGTCTGACCTTTGTCAGCTACTTTGGAGGTACGGGCCACAAGCCCAAGTGGCTTGGCTGGGGTGTGCTGATCATGGCCCTGGGCTCTCTGGTCTTTGCCCTGCCGCACTTCACCACCCCCACATACCAGGTTAGCATGGCGGAGCAGACCAGCCTGTGCTTGAACAATAGAACCGGTCCTTGCCATGAGAACAGGAGCGGATTGTCTAGCTACAGATTTGTCTTCATGCTGGGCCAGTTCCTGCATGGTGTGGGGGCCACACCGCTCTACACCTTGGGTGTTACGTACCTCGATGAGAACGTCAAATCCAGCTACGCACCAGTCTACATTG GAATTTTTTACACGGCAGCCATCGTGGGACCTGCTGCTGGATACTTGCTGGGGGGAATCTTCCTTAACATGTATACAGAGATCCACGAGAC GACTGAACTGACCCCAGAAAATCCCCTCTGGGTGGGGGCATGGTGGATTGGCTTCATCCTGGGAGGTATTGCCGCGCTCGTCATCGCGCTCCCTATTCTGGGATATCCACGGCAACTTCCAG GTTCTCAGCGTTATGTGGCTATGCGTGTATCGGAGGCCCATCAGATGAAGGATGGGAGCCAGGAGAGGGCGGCCGACCCGCAGTTTGGGAAGACAGTGAAAGACATGCCCAG GTCAGTAATGCTGCTGTTAAAAAACCCCACGTTCATTTTCCTGTGTTTCGCTGGAGCCACGGAGGCCACCCTCATCGCAGGCATGTCCACCTTCGGGCCCAAATTCCTGGAGTCTCAGTTCAGCCTCAGTGCATCTGAAGCGGCGACCTGGTTTG GCTACATGGTGGTGCCCGCAGGTGGGGGTGGCACCTTCCTGGGCGGGTACTTCGTCAAGAAGCTCGGCCTTCGTTGCCGCGGCATCATCCGCTTCTGCATGCTGTGCGCCGTTGTCAGCCTGCTGGCCATATTCATCTTCCTCATGCACTGCCCCAATGTGCCCATGGCCGGCGTGACCACAGCCTACCACACCAGCCCAATCCAGTACCAGAACCAGTACCTCACCATGTTCCAGGACTCCAAAAACAG GTCCCAGCTGACAGTGAACCTTACAGTGGGGTGCAATTCTGGATGTCACTGTACAGAGCAGCTGTACAACCCGGTGTGTGGATCTGACGGGATCATGTACTACTCGCCCTGCCATGCTGGCTGCGCCGCCGTGAACAACTCTCAGCGCACAACCGACCGACAG CTGTTTTccagctgcagctgcataaTGGGGAATACAACTATGGAGGAGGGGTTTGCCCTCGCGGGAAAGTGCAGCTCCTCGTGCCAGCATATGCCTGTCTTACTCGTCTTCCTCTTCATCGTCATTTTCTTCACCTTCCTCTGCAGCATCCCTGCCCTCACCGCCACCCTCag GTGTGTACCAGACAGTCAGCGTTCCTTTGGACTGGGCATTCAGTGGATTGTTGTACGGACTCTTG GGGGAATCCCTGGCCCCATAGCTTTTGGATCCATGATTGACATCTCCTGCATCCTGTGGCAAGACCAGTGTGGAGAACAGGGTTCCTGCTACCTCTACCAGAACTCTGCCATGAGCAGCTACACACTTGCTGCGGGGGTCATTTATAAG GTTCTAGGGACAGCCTTCTTCCTGCTGGCATGCATTCTATACCATCCCCCTCCAGAGTCCCCGCAGAGCAGCTGTGAGAGCACAGACCACGGTCTGGGGGACCCTGCCGACCTCCCCGTGAAGGAAGTCCCCAAAGAGATGATCTCCAAT GAATAA
- the LOC125744551 gene encoding solute carrier organic anion transporter family member 4A1-like isoform X1 gives MPNLQNANTSFSSRQELLDLQDGSTPGSLDDHDTAEIQDVSPEGSSPGSSSAVNQKIDTVSLGEGFREETGGSYGVRFVPTDSEHLCGWGALTPQCIQAFNTPRWVLFFLCVASFLQGMIINGFINTVITSIERRFDLRSYQTGLIASSYDIAACICLTFVSYFGGTGHKPKWLGWGVLIMALGSLVFALPHFTTPTYQVSMAEQTSLCLNNRTGPCHENRSGLSSYRFVFMLGQFLHGVGATPLYTLGVTYLDENVKSSYAPVYIGIFYTAAIVGPAAGYLLGGIFLNMYTEIHETTELTPENPLWVGAWWIGFILGGIAALVIALPILGYPRQLPGSQRYVAMRVSEAHQMKDGSQERAADPQFGKTVKDMPRSVMLLLKNPTFIFLCFAGATEATLIAGMSTFGPKFLESQFSLSASEAATWFGYMVVPAGGGGTFLGGYFVKKLGLRCRGIIRFCMLCAVVSLLAIFIFLMHCPNVPMAGVTTAYHTSPIQYQNQYLTMFQDSKNRSQLTVNLTVGCNSGCHCTEQLYNPVCGSDGIMYYSPCHAGCAAVNNSQRTTDRQLFSSCSCIMGNTTMEEGFALAGKCSSSCQHMPVLLVFLFIVIFFTFLCSIPALTATLRCVPDSQRSFGLGIQWIVVRTLGGIPGPIAFGSMIDISCILWQDQCGEQGSCYLYQNSAMSSYTLAAGVIYKVLGTAFFLLACILYHPPPESPQSSCESTDHGLGDPADLPVKEVPKEMISNVNANL, from the exons ATGCCCAACCTGCAAAATGCCAACACTTCCTTCAGTTCCAGGCAGGAACTCCTGGATCTCCAAGATGGGTCAACTCCTGGCTCCCTGGATGATCACGATACAGCGGAGATCCAGGATGTTTCCCCAGAAGGTTCCAGTCCTGGCAGTTCAAGTGCAGTCAACCAGAAAATTGACACGGTGTCTCTAGGAGAGGGTTTCAGGGAAGAGACAGGTGGTTCGTATGGGGTCAGGTTTGTCCCTACAGATTCGGAGCATCTCTGCGGCTGGGGAGCCCTGACTCCCCAGTGCATCCAAGCCTTCAACACACCCCGCTGGGTGCTCTTCTTCCTGTGCGTGGCCTCCTTCCTTCAGGGGATGATCATCAATGGCTTCATCAACACGGTGATAACATCCATCGAGCGGCGCTTTGACCTGCGCAGCTACCAGACCGGCCTGATCGCCAGTTCCTATGACATCGCCGCTTGCATTTGTCTGACCTTTGTCAGCTACTTTGGAGGTACGGGCCACAAGCCCAAGTGGCTTGGCTGGGGTGTGCTGATCATGGCCCTGGGCTCTCTGGTCTTTGCCCTGCCGCACTTCACCACCCCCACATACCAGGTTAGCATGGCGGAGCAGACCAGCCTGTGCTTGAACAATAGAACCGGTCCTTGCCATGAGAACAGGAGCGGATTGTCTAGCTACAGATTTGTCTTCATGCTGGGCCAGTTCCTGCATGGTGTGGGGGCCACACCGCTCTACACCTTGGGTGTTACGTACCTCGATGAGAACGTCAAATCCAGCTACGCACCAGTCTACATTG GAATTTTTTACACGGCAGCCATCGTGGGACCTGCTGCTGGATACTTGCTGGGGGGAATCTTCCTTAACATGTATACAGAGATCCACGAGAC GACTGAACTGACCCCAGAAAATCCCCTCTGGGTGGGGGCATGGTGGATTGGCTTCATCCTGGGAGGTATTGCCGCGCTCGTCATCGCGCTCCCTATTCTGGGATATCCACGGCAACTTCCAG GTTCTCAGCGTTATGTGGCTATGCGTGTATCGGAGGCCCATCAGATGAAGGATGGGAGCCAGGAGAGGGCGGCCGACCCGCAGTTTGGGAAGACAGTGAAAGACATGCCCAG GTCAGTAATGCTGCTGTTAAAAAACCCCACGTTCATTTTCCTGTGTTTCGCTGGAGCCACGGAGGCCACCCTCATCGCAGGCATGTCCACCTTCGGGCCCAAATTCCTGGAGTCTCAGTTCAGCCTCAGTGCATCTGAAGCGGCGACCTGGTTTG GCTACATGGTGGTGCCCGCAGGTGGGGGTGGCACCTTCCTGGGCGGGTACTTCGTCAAGAAGCTCGGCCTTCGTTGCCGCGGCATCATCCGCTTCTGCATGCTGTGCGCCGTTGTCAGCCTGCTGGCCATATTCATCTTCCTCATGCACTGCCCCAATGTGCCCATGGCCGGCGTGACCACAGCCTACCACACCAGCCCAATCCAGTACCAGAACCAGTACCTCACCATGTTCCAGGACTCCAAAAACAG GTCCCAGCTGACAGTGAACCTTACAGTGGGGTGCAATTCTGGATGTCACTGTACAGAGCAGCTGTACAACCCGGTGTGTGGATCTGACGGGATCATGTACTACTCGCCCTGCCATGCTGGCTGCGCCGCCGTGAACAACTCTCAGCGCACAACCGACCGACAG CTGTTTTccagctgcagctgcataaTGGGGAATACAACTATGGAGGAGGGGTTTGCCCTCGCGGGAAAGTGCAGCTCCTCGTGCCAGCATATGCCTGTCTTACTCGTCTTCCTCTTCATCGTCATTTTCTTCACCTTCCTCTGCAGCATCCCTGCCCTCACCGCCACCCTCag GTGTGTACCAGACAGTCAGCGTTCCTTTGGACTGGGCATTCAGTGGATTGTTGTACGGACTCTTG GGGGAATCCCTGGCCCCATAGCTTTTGGATCCATGATTGACATCTCCTGCATCCTGTGGCAAGACCAGTGTGGAGAACAGGGTTCCTGCTACCTCTACCAGAACTCTGCCATGAGCAGCTACACACTTGCTGCGGGGGTCATTTATAAG GTTCTAGGGACAGCCTTCTTCCTGCTGGCATGCATTCTATACCATCCCCCTCCAGAGTCCCCGCAGAGCAGCTGTGAGAGCACAGACCACGGTCTGGGGGACCCTGCCGACCTCCCCGTGAAGGAAGTCCCCAAAGAGATGATCTCCAATGTAAACGCAAATCTCTGA